The Pedobacter ginsengisoli region CATCTTCATCCAATATTTCTTCTTTAATGTGTATTAGCTTTACTTCGGCAAGTATGAGATTTCCTGCTCCGGGGTTTTCTCCTAAATGTATTACCTCTCTAACTATGCATTCCATTTGTACCGGAGCCTCGGCAACTCTGGGAGGCTTTACCAGTTGAGAGGGGAGCATGGTAAAACCAGCTTTTTCGAATTCATTTACACCTTTTGGATATTCGGTACTTGCTAAACTGGTTTGCTGTACCATTTCATAATTAACTATGTTAATTACACACTCTTTTACCTCTAATATATTTTCTAGTGTATGTTTGATGGTATTATCACGAACCCTTCTGGATGGAGAAAATATGCACAAAGGCGGGTTTGTGCTGAACATATTGAAAAAACTAAACGGACTTAAATTAATATTTCCGGCCTGATCTATAGTTGTGGCAAAACAAATTGGTCTGGGCGCAATTGCATATTGCATGTAATTCTGCAATTGTGCAGGGGAAAGATCCGAGGTATTAAGGGTCAGCATAATATTACTACTTGGTATGTATAACGTCATCTCTCCTATAGTTGAGATGATAAGTACATGTCAAAATTTACTTCTTCAAAGCCAGGATAGAAAAATCTGTATCAACTTTTTTTATGGTATTACTTAAATGACCTAGCCCGGTAATTTCCATTTCCACTACATCACCATCCTGCAACCATTGAGGTTTAAAGTTTGCATCATTTAATAATCCGGTACCGTTTAACTCAAGAAAACATCCGGTACCGACAGTACCTGAACCTATTACATCTCCAGGTAAGATATCAGCTCCATAGGCACAACGTTCAATAATTTCAGCAAAAGTCCAATCCATATCTGCCATATTTCCTGCAGATACCTGTTTACCATTCACTGTGCACGTCATTTGAAGGTTATAAGCATTACCTGTATGCCCTGGTTTTGCTGAAGTTTTGTATGCTGTCAATTCATCCGGGGTTACCAGCCATGGTCCTATTACGGTAGAAAAATCCTTGCCCTTTGCAGGTCCAAGGTTTAATAACATTTCTTCCATTTGTAATGTCCTGGCACTCATATCGTTCATAATCGTGAAACCGGCAATGTAATTATCAGCTTCAGCAGCAGTAATATTTCTTCCCTTCTTACCTATTACAACGGCTACTTCTAATTCGAAATCGAGCTTTTCAAAATGATCGGGCATACATTCAATCTCCCCTGGCCCCTGTATAGCATTATGATTCGTAAAGTAGAATATTGGATATTGATCAAACTCTGCAATCATATCAACTTTACGGTTTCTGCGGGCTGCCGCAACATGCTGACGAAATGCATAACCGTCTCTGCATGAGGCTGGATGAGGTACCGGAGCAAGTAGTTCAAAAAAGACTTCTTCTTTTGGTGAGAGTGCTCCAGATTTGATTTCTGCATCGACCTTCTTTGCTCTTTCCATTAAAACTTCTCCACCTTGTAAAAAAGCATTCATCTCATCAGGCAATTGTTTATCGCATGAGTTTAAATTGTAAATGTGTCCGTTTACAAAAACACCAAGGTGTTCTCTGTCTTCTGTTTTATAGGATACCAGTTTCATATGATCAGTAGTTTTTTGTAGTTATTCAAAGCTATATAAAAAATAAAGCAAACAGGTTATAAAATAAAATACTTAATTTAGCTTCCGCAAAAGAAAAATGATACAAAGTAATTTTATATATCAGAATCAGGTAGCCAGACAAGCTTTGGCTTCGTATAGATATGCTATGCTTTCTAAAATCATTTTTGCGCAATATTCCCTTTAAGCCCCCCAATCTTCAGGCTTTAATTAAAACGTTTATATGTTTTAATCGTTATTAAATTACATTTTAACCAAATACCTACTGCTATGCCCATATATCATACCTTAGGAACTATACCTGCTAAACGCCACACCGTTTTTCGCAAACCGGATGGCAAGTTGTATGCAGAAGAACTGGTCTCTACTGAAGGTTTTTCAAGCCTATATTCGCTCGTTTACCACTGTCATCCCCCAACTATTGTAAAGAACTTGGGAAAACCATATTCTGTTGAGCCTAAAATTGCACGTGCAAAACATTTACGCCACACCAGCCTAATTGGTTTTAACATAAAACCTGAGGATGATTATTTGACTAGCCGCAAACCGGTATTAGTAAACAGCGATTTACATATTTCGCTGGCAGCTCCGAGAAAATCAATGACTGATTATTTTTATAAGAACAGTCAGGCAGATGAAGTAATTTTTATTCATGAAGGCAGTGGCACTTTAAAAACAGGCTTTGGTAAGATACAATTTGAATATGGAGATTATTTAGTTGTACCCCGTGGGACTATTTACCAGCTGGAGTTTAATGATGAAAAGAACCGTTTGTTTATAGTAGAGAGTTTTAGCCCTATCCGTACTCCTAAACGTTACCGTAATGAATACGGCCAGCTAATGGAGCACTCGCCTTATTGTGAGCGCGACATTAAGCGCCCAACCGATCTTGAAACTATTGATGAATTTGGTGATTTTAAAGTATTGATTAAAAAACAAGGGTTAATTTATCCTTACACCTATGGTACTCACCCTTTTGATTTTGTAGGTTGGGATGGCTTTCATTATCCATGGGCATTTTCTATCCACAACTTTGAGCCAATTACAGGCCGCTTACATCAACCACCACCGGTTCATCAAACTTTTGAAGGACACAATTTTGTAATCTGCTCTTTTGTTCCGCGCAAATACGATTATCATCCTCTTTCTATTCCAGCACCTTATAATCACAGCAATGTGGATAGTGATGAGGTACTTTATTATGTTGATGGGGATTTTATGAGCAGAAAGAGTGTAGTAAAAGGACAAATTACGCTACACCCTGGCGGTATTCCGCATGGCCCTCACCCGGGTACTGTTGAAAAATCCATTGGCAAAGAAAGTACAGAAGAGCTTGCTGTTATGATTGATCCTTTTAGGCCTTTAATGCTGACTGAAGATGCAGTTAATATTGAAGACGAAAGTTATCATAAAAGCTGGCAGGAAAATATAGAGTAAAAAATTCAGCTGTCGCTCGCTTCCTCAAAATCTTGAAGGGAAGATTTTGCATGTCAGCTCATAACACAGATTTTTTTAGGAAAGACAAGATTAAAACAACTGAAGCTAACTTATTATTCAAAAAACTAAAATGAGTACACAAACATTTGCAGAAAAGATTGCCGGAGCTCAAGATTTTCTTCCAATAAATGGAACAGATTATATTGAGTTATATGTTGGGAATGCTAAACAAGCTGCGCATTTTTATAAAACGGCTTTTGGTTTCCAGTCGCTGGCTTATGCTGGCCCAGAAACAGGAGTACGCGATCGGGCTTCTTATGTATTACAACAGGGAAAAATAAAACTGGTATTAACTACAGGATTAAACTCGGACAATCAAATATCGGAACATGTTAAAAAACATGGTGACGGTGTTAAAATATTAGCCTTATGGGTAGATGATGCCTATAGCGCTTTTGAAGAAACTACCAAAAGAGGCGCCAAGCCTTACTTGGAGCCTATTACTAAAACTGATGAGCATGGTGAGGTGCGCATGTCTGGTATTTATACCTATGGTGAAACGGTTCATATGTTCATTGAGCGTAAAAATTATAATGGTTCTTTTTTACCGGGCTACCGCGATTGGAAAAGTGATTACAATCCTGCTGACGCCGGCTTACTTTATATAGACCATTGTGTAGGTAATGTGGGTTGGAACCGAATGAATGAAACCGTTAAATGGTATGAAGATGTAATGGGCTTTGTAAATATCCTTTCATTTGATGACAAACAGATAAACACAGAATATTCGGCCTTAATGAGCAAGGTAATGAGTAATGGGAATGGTTTTTCCAAATTTCCGATCAATGAGCCCGCAGAAGGCAAAAAGAAATCACAGATTGAAGAGTATCTGGAATTTTATGAGGGCGAAGGGGTGCAACATATTGCCGTAGCTACCAAAGATATTTTAGCTACAGTAAAAAGCTTAAAAGCTCGAGGGGTTGAGTTTTTAAGTGCACCACCTGAAGCCTATTATAATATGATGCCGGAACGAGTTGGTGAAATTGATGAGGAAATAGTACAGTTAAAAGAACTTGGTATACTTGTAGATTGTGATGAAGAAGGCTATTTACTTCAAATATTTACTAAACCGGTTGAAGACCGTCCGACTTTATTTTTTGAAATAATACAACGCAAAGGAGCTCAATCTTTTGGTGCTGGAAATTTCAAAGCCTTATTTGAATCTCTTGAACGTGAGCAGGAACTGAGAGGAAACTTATAATTTATAGCAATAAAAAAAGGCATTTTGTTAAATGCCTTTTTTTATACTTATCCTTTTCATTTAAAAAAAATAGCTACTTTCGGGGTTTAAGGCTATAATGTGGAAATGGAAATTAATATAGTAAATAGAGTTGTGCTGTTTTTTACACATTTTAAGGCTGCATTTAAGTTATTTCAAAAAAACGATCCATTACGTTTAGCCGGAGCCACAGCATTTTTTGCAAATTTTGCATTACCACCTATTCTTATCATACTAATCAGGCTTTTTGGTTATTTTATCGATAGAAAAATACTTGCTTCAAGAATGTTTGAACGTTTAGCCAGTATTTTAGATGATACAAGTACCGGTCAAATAAGGCAGACCTTAAGGAACATAAGAGGAATTGAGCATCAATGGTATGCTACTTTACTAAGCTTTGTTTTTTTTCTATTTGTTGCCACCACTCTTTTCACTGTAATTAAAAATTCAATGGATCAGATCTGGTCTATCGCAAATAAAGAACATGCAGGTTTTATGTTTAAAATGAAGCTAAGGATTCGATCAATGGTAATCATTTTATTAGCAGGGCTTTTATTTACTACAGGATTTATTACCGACGGTATACAGGCATTTGTAGGCACCTACATTAACACAGCTGCCCCCACTTTCGGAAAAATATTCCTATCCATATTAAATCAGCTATTGTTTATAGCTATTGTTATGATTTGGTTTACTGTACTATTTAAATTTTTAACCAATGGCCGGCCTACATGGAAAGCAGCATTAAAAGGAGGCCTTTTAACAGCAGTACTATTTACAATTGGTAAATATATATTAAGGATAATGCTTCCCCTAAGTGGAATTGGGAATATTTATGGCACTTCGGGGTCTATTGTTTTAATTATGCTATTTGTATTCTACTCTTCTTTTATATTCTATTTTGGCGCGTGCTATATTAAAGTATTAAGTGACTCCAAAGAAACTCCTATACGCCCAATAAAAGGGGCGTTTGAATATGAAATCAAAGAGGTCTTAAAAAACACTTAGCATACCTGGGGCTTCGAAATTTGTTCAAATCCATGCATTTCGAATACTGCTAGCTTATTTAGTAAGTTGTAATGTAAAGTACCAAAGAAGTTAATGATACCATCTTTGTTTTTACCCTCAATACAAATACTTTCTTTTACAATCTCCTTGTGTTCTAATTTATGATCAGCAAGAAGGACATCTTCATCCTGAATTTTCACATCATCTGCCTCAATTGAGAACTGATTTAGCAGCTTCGAGAAGCTTTGGCCGTTTAGCAATAGTTCTTTGATATTCATGATCACTTTAAATTAAGTTAGGGAAGGAAGCAACATCAATTTTAAAGCCAAAAAGAAAGGGTAAACATCAGTTGTTTACCCTTTTATACAAAATGTTAATAACTTGTGATTTTACTAGAACAGTCTGTAAGCTAAGCCCAAAGTAAAGAGACTTAATTTTTGTCCATCGTAACCATCTTTTCCAATTTTTGACAATCCTTGTTCATATCTCAGGTCAATTCCAAGCTTAGAGATGTCCAATCCTGCACCAAACTGCCATGCGATATTTTGTCCTTTGAAATTTCCTTTGAAAGCACTGCCTGCAGCATCTCCAAATGACTGCTCATCATCCAAAATAAAAGACACTACTGGTCCGGTATTTAAACGAAGTCCGATTCCTGCGGCACCAAATTTTGTTCCTACCAATACAGGAACGTCAAGACTAGTAAAATTCACTTTATTTTCTGCTCCGTTACCATCTTTAAGTGTAGTATTTTTACCGCTTAAATAAAGTTCGGGTTGTAGGTGAATGCCTGCGGCACCAATACGCGCCCAAAGACCAGCATAATAACCAGCTCGGTTGTCACTGCTTAATGTGTTTTCCTTGCTCAATTTCGACAAGTTAGTTCCTGCTTTCAAACCGAATTGAAAACTTGGTAATACCTGACTGAAAGCAGTAACGCTAAAGCAAATGAATAATGCCGATAAAACGATTTTTTTCATAATATAAGGGTTAGGGTGATATTTAAATTATCTCTGTAAAACTAACAATATTTTTAATTTGTAACTAAATTACGTAGTTTTATCCGAAAAGAACTACATCAATATTATTGCCAAAACTCTATCCCTTATTGTTTATTCTCATATTTTTTAAATGGATTTTACATTTAATTTCTACGCGATTGTCCTGATTTTATTTGGCACTACAAGCCTATTGCTATCTTATTACATCTATAAAAAAGAAGGAGGAGCAGTTCGCTATTTTGGTATTATGATGTTCTCTAGTGCTGCATGGTCATTAACGTATGGCTTAGAACTGGCCAGCACCACACTTGAACAGGCAAAATTTTGGATAAGTATTGAATATATTGGTATCTCTACCCTACCAATAACATGGTTTCTATTCTGCTTAAAGTTATCAGGAAAAGAACATTGGTATCAGAATAAGATCAGATTAGCTATTCTAATTGCCACTGCAGTTATCCCCACATTAATGGTTTGGACAAATGATTATCATCATCTGCATTTTAAAGGTTACAGGATGGATACTACAGGAGATTTTCCAATGGTTGCACTTGAAATGGGACCATCATATTGGATATTCACCGTATATTTTTATTTGCTGATGGCCATTGGTAGTTATCTTTTAATCGTCACATTTCGTAAATCAGACCCAATTTATAAAAGTCAAAACTATAGTATAATCATAGCTGCATTTATACCATGGATAACAAACATATCCTATTTTTTAGGCTTCAGACCTTTTGGCCAGCTTGATGTTACTCCCTTTGCTTTTATACTTACTATAGTACTAATTGCTATTGCAATCTATCGGTTTAAGCTGTTCGATATTTTGCCTGTAGCAAGAGAAAAGGTATTGGAACTAATGCAAGACGGTTTCGTTATTCTGGATAGCAAAAACAGGGTAATTGATTATAACCCTTCCTTCAGAAAATACATAACCAATATAAAGAAAAATAAAATTATAGGAAGCCAGATTGAGACACTGTTCCCCGATCATGATGGACTTACAGCATTGATAAAAGACCGACAGTCGGGAAAAATTGAACTAAAGGTTGAAAACGAAAATGGTTCATTTGAATTGGAAGCTAAGATTAAGACTTTAAATGAAAATCAATTTAAATTAAATAGCGAAGCGGTAATTATAAAAGTACAGGATCTTACTACGCTGAGAAAAGAAGCTTTGTTGTTTAAATCGCAAACTATAGAACTTCAGCAGCTCAATCAATTAAAGGATAGAATATTCTCAATAATAGCTCACGATTTAAGAGGTCCATTGGTTAACCTTGCTCAAATATTAAAAATGACTACAGATGATATCATTACAATTGACGAGTTTAAAGTTCTGGCCCCCAATTTAAATAAAGATATTTCGTACACTACAGAGCTTTTAGAAAATATCTTGCATTGGTCAAGAAGCCAATTAAAAGGATACGGGATTGATAAAGATTTATTTGATTTAAAAAACATGCTTGTCAACGAAATCGATTATCATTTACCGGCTGCTGAAGCGAAAAATATTCAAATAATACAAGATGTTTTTCCTGGTGAAATGGTCTATGCTGACAGACTCATGATACAAATTGTAATTAGAAATATCTTAAGCAACGCAATAAAATTTTGTAATGAAAATTGCGAGATAAACATTACTGCCGTGTATAAAAAAGAAGGCTTTATTGAGCTATGTATAAAAGATAACGGTGTCGGGATGTCCGACACCGCCCTCAAAAAAATATTTAATGGAGAAAACCTGTCTACGCGGGGCACCATGAATGAAAAAGGCACCGGGTTGGGCTTGGTTATATGCAAAGAATTTATGGAAAAAAATGACGGTAAACTTTTAGTCAAAAGTGAACCAGGTAAAGGGTCATCCTTTTGCATATATCTGCCCGTAGATGCAAAATAGTTTTCTATTTACCGGTAGCGTCGTTTATAGCTTGCTGCTCTTTTAATGCATCAACATTATTCTTATTACCAAAGTTTTGGGTTTTATCTGCAAAATATTCCAGTATACCTACAATAGTATCCAAGTTATCTGAAACACGCTGGTGCATATCGGGCAAATCCTTTTCTAATCTTTTATCTCCAAGCTCTATATTGTCAACTTCAATTTTCCCTATTTTTTGAATAATAGCCTGTTGAGAGTGCTGTAAGTCTTCTAATTCTCTTACAATTTTCTGCATCAATTCGAACTTCTTTAAAGTATCCATATTCGTATTTTAGTTAAAATTAATATTCAATTTACATTCTTATTCAACCAATTACCTTGCCAATATGTTTTACCTTTTTTATAATTAGAACACCTTAACATCGTTATATACGTAAAAAAATAGGGATAAAACTTGCATAACCAACAAATAACTAATACTTTAGTTGTTTAATATATTACCCGCATGAAAAGAGCACTACTTATATTTTTTGCAGTTATTTTTTTTCAGATCACTTATGGACAGACTAAAGCTGTTCTGGATAATGAAAAGTTACTTGAGTATTACCAAACTCAAAAATATATTGAAGCGGCACAATATTTACAAAGCATTTATGCTGAAGATACTCAGGATGAAAAAGAGATATCGCAGCTTGCCTATGCCAATATGATGGCCGGTAAACTCCCCGAAGCAGAAAAGAATTATTTAAAGCTATACGAAAAACAACCTCAGAATTTACCTACATTATTTAGTTTGGCAAGGATAAATATTAGAAGGGGCAATGATGAAAAAGCTAAAGCGTATTACCTGGATATCCTTAAAATTGATAGTACAAACTTTACTGTATACAAGCAATTAGCGAGCTTGGATAAAGGAGAAATGAGCAAGGCAAAAATCGACTACCTTCAGAAAGCAAATGCAATAAATCCCATTGACCCTGATGTAGTATTTGATTTATGTGAGCTCTATTTTAAACTGAACCTTTTTGACAAGGCTAGCAATATTTTACAACCAGCTTTAACAGCTGACAGTACAAATCTGCAATTGTTAAAAATGAAAATGCCTATTAGCATGGCAAGTAAAAAGTATGATGAGGCTATCCAAACTGGCGAAAAATTATTAAGCTATGGTGACAGTTCCACTTTTGTACTTAATAACCTGGGGAAATCTTATTTTTTCATCCTCGATTATAAAAATGCGCTAAAGAACTTTTTAACTATAGAAAGTAAATCAATGGATAGCGAAACATTATTTTACAGTATTGCACTTAGTTATAGAGGATTAAAAGACTACAAAAATGCTATCCCTTATTTAGAAAAAGCGATACAAGAAGGCATATCAACCAAAATTGCCAGTTATTATGGCTTACTTGGCGATTCATTTGAGGGAGTAAGCAAAAATACAGAGGCAAATGTGGCTTACAAAAAAGGCCTCCAATTTGAAAATAATGGAAGCCTGCTGTATAATATTGCTTTGGTTTATGAAACAAAGCTTAGTGATAAGAAAAGTGCAATTGACTACTATGAGCAATACTTAAAAACAATTGACCCAAAAGAGCAGCCAAAGCTCATTGGTTTTATCAAAAACAAGATTACAGAGTTAAAAAGATAATTACCTGTTTACCAACCTTGCAACGTATTTACCAATAATATCGAACTCCAGATTAACAGTATCATCTACATTAACCTCATGTAAATTGGTATGCTCATGCGTATAGGGGATTATAAATACAGAGAATTCATCAATTTCTGAGTTCACTACGGTTAAGCTAATACCATTAACAGATACAGAACCTTTCTCTACAGTAACGTTCCCCCTGTTAGCATCATACTTAAACCTATACTCCCAACTTCCGTCCAGCTCTGTTCTCTTAATACATACTGCTGTTTGGTCTACATGGCCTTGAACTATATGTCCATCCAATCTACCATTCATTAGCATACAGCGTTCCAGATTTACTTTATTCCCAACTTTTAGTTTATCAAGATTGCTTTTTTGCAATGTCTCTTCTATTGCAGTAACTGTATGTGTATCTTCTGATAAGGCAACTACTGTTAAACATACTCCATTATGCGAAACACTTTGATCTATCTTTAACTCATTGCTTAAATTTGATTTTACAATATAATGCCTGTTTGTTCCTTCTGATATTATATCTGTAACCTCACCAAGTGTTTCTATTATTCCCGTAAACATATTTATTAATTAAACTTAATTCTATTTTTCCTCCAGTTGCTCGCTGCGGCTACGTCTTTCTGTATCTGCACCACATCAGGCTTTTTCAATGAAGCTACTGCAATTAAAGCTGCCATAAGAGCCTCATCTTCATTCTCATTTTTTAAACTTTCGGCATTAAAATATTTGCCAACAAAATGGGTATCAAAATTACCTTCTTTAAAAGCGGTGTGCTGCATTACAAATTTCCCAAAAGCAAGGGTAGTTTTTATACCTGTAATGTCATATTCATCAATTGCACGGATCATACGTTCAATTGCCTCTTCCCTATCCTTTCCATAGGTAATTAATTTTGCTATCATTGGATCATAGTAAATAGGAATTTCCATTCCTTGCTTAAAACCATCATCAACGCGCACTCCATTCCCTTTTGGGGTAGTATATGTCTCCAGTATACCTATATCCGGTAAAAAATTATTTTCAGGATCTTCGGCATATACCCTCAGTTCTATGGCATGACCTTTAATACTTAGGTCACCCTGTTTATAGGAAAGTTTTTCACCCCTTGCTATTTTTATTTGTTCTTTTACAAGATCCAAACCAGTTATCATTTCAGTTACCGGGTGTTCTACCTGAAGCCTGGTATTCATTTCAAGAAAAAAGAAATCGAGGTTTTCATCCAAAATAAATTCAACCGTTCCTGCACCAACGTAGTTTACAGAACGTGCTACATCCACAGCACATTCACCCATTTTTTTTCGTGTTTCTTCAGTTAAAATACTGGATGGGGCTTCTTCAATTACTTTTTGATGCCTTCTTTGAACTGAGCACTCACGCTCAAATAAATGAACAATATTGCCATTAGTATCAC contains the following coding sequences:
- a CDS encoding flavin reductase family protein — its product is MLTLNTSDLSPAQLQNYMQYAIAPRPICFATTIDQAGNINLSPFSFFNMFSTNPPLCIFSPSRRVRDNTIKHTLENILEVKECVINIVNYEMVQQTSLASTEYPKGVNEFEKAGFTMLPSQLVKPPRVAEAPVQMECIVREVIHLGENPGAGNLILAEVKLIHIKEEILDEDGKIDQAKIDLVARLGGDWYCRVTPENLFKVAKPLTTLGIGVDALPKAVRNSIVLTGNDLGKLGNVEHLPTDDEIDAVRNLAEVKEILDATIGDANNRERELHELAKVWLGQGNVNEALKIVLL
- a CDS encoding fumarylacetoacetate hydrolase family protein; amino-acid sequence: MKLVSYKTEDREHLGVFVNGHIYNLNSCDKQLPDEMNAFLQGGEVLMERAKKVDAEIKSGALSPKEEVFFELLAPVPHPASCRDGYAFRQHVAAARRNRKVDMIAEFDQYPIFYFTNHNAIQGPGEIECMPDHFEKLDFELEVAVVIGKKGRNITAAEADNYIAGFTIMNDMSARTLQMEEMLLNLGPAKGKDFSTVIGPWLVTPDELTAYKTSAKPGHTGNAYNLQMTCTVNGKQVSAGNMADMDWTFAEIIERCAYGADILPGDVIGSGTVGTGCFLELNGTGLLNDANFKPQWLQDGDVVEMEITGLGHLSNTIKKVDTDFSILALKK
- a CDS encoding homogentisate 1,2-dioxygenase, translated to MPIYHTLGTIPAKRHTVFRKPDGKLYAEELVSTEGFSSLYSLVYHCHPPTIVKNLGKPYSVEPKIARAKHLRHTSLIGFNIKPEDDYLTSRKPVLVNSDLHISLAAPRKSMTDYFYKNSQADEVIFIHEGSGTLKTGFGKIQFEYGDYLVVPRGTIYQLEFNDEKNRLFIVESFSPIRTPKRYRNEYGQLMEHSPYCERDIKRPTDLETIDEFGDFKVLIKKQGLIYPYTYGTHPFDFVGWDGFHYPWAFSIHNFEPITGRLHQPPPVHQTFEGHNFVICSFVPRKYDYHPLSIPAPYNHSNVDSDEVLYYVDGDFMSRKSVVKGQITLHPGGIPHGPHPGTVEKSIGKESTEELAVMIDPFRPLMLTEDAVNIEDESYHKSWQENIE
- the hppD gene encoding 4-hydroxyphenylpyruvate dioxygenase — its product is MSTQTFAEKIAGAQDFLPINGTDYIELYVGNAKQAAHFYKTAFGFQSLAYAGPETGVRDRASYVLQQGKIKLVLTTGLNSDNQISEHVKKHGDGVKILALWVDDAYSAFEETTKRGAKPYLEPITKTDEHGEVRMSGIYTYGETVHMFIERKNYNGSFLPGYRDWKSDYNPADAGLLYIDHCVGNVGWNRMNETVKWYEDVMGFVNILSFDDKQINTEYSALMSKVMSNGNGFSKFPINEPAEGKKKSQIEEYLEFYEGEGVQHIAVATKDILATVKSLKARGVEFLSAPPEAYYNMMPERVGEIDEEIVQLKELGILVDCDEEGYLLQIFTKPVEDRPTLFFEIIQRKGAQSFGAGNFKALFESLEREQELRGNL
- a CDS encoding YihY/virulence factor BrkB family protein; protein product: MEINIVNRVVLFFTHFKAAFKLFQKNDPLRLAGATAFFANFALPPILIILIRLFGYFIDRKILASRMFERLASILDDTSTGQIRQTLRNIRGIEHQWYATLLSFVFFLFVATTLFTVIKNSMDQIWSIANKEHAGFMFKMKLRIRSMVIILLAGLLFTTGFITDGIQAFVGTYINTAAPTFGKIFLSILNQLLFIAIVMIWFTVLFKFLTNGRPTWKAALKGGLLTAVLFTIGKYILRIMLPLSGIGNIYGTSGSIVLIMLFVFYSSFIFYFGACYIKVLSDSKETPIRPIKGAFEYEIKEVLKNT
- a CDS encoding porin family protein, whose protein sequence is MKKIVLSALFICFSVTAFSQVLPSFQFGLKAGTNLSKLSKENTLSSDNRAGYYAGLWARIGAAGIHLQPELYLSGKNTTLKDGNGAENKVNFTSLDVPVLVGTKFGAAGIGLRLNTGPVVSFILDDEQSFGDAAGSAFKGNFKGQNIAWQFGAGLDISKLGIDLRYEQGLSKIGKDGYDGQKLSLFTLGLAYRLF
- a CDS encoding histidine kinase N-terminal 7TM domain-containing protein; the protein is MDFTFNFYAIVLILFGTTSLLLSYYIYKKEGGAVRYFGIMMFSSAAWSLTYGLELASTTLEQAKFWISIEYIGISTLPITWFLFCLKLSGKEHWYQNKIRLAILIATAVIPTLMVWTNDYHHLHFKGYRMDTTGDFPMVALEMGPSYWIFTVYFYLLMAIGSYLLIVTFRKSDPIYKSQNYSIIIAAFIPWITNISYFLGFRPFGQLDVTPFAFILTIVLIAIAIYRFKLFDILPVAREKVLELMQDGFVILDSKNRVIDYNPSFRKYITNIKKNKIIGSQIETLFPDHDGLTALIKDRQSGKIELKVENENGSFELEAKIKTLNENQFKLNSEAVIIKVQDLTTLRKEALLFKSQTIELQQLNQLKDRIFSIIAHDLRGPLVNLAQILKMTTDDIITIDEFKVLAPNLNKDISYTTELLENILHWSRSQLKGYGIDKDLFDLKNMLVNEIDYHLPAAEAKNIQIIQDVFPGEMVYADRLMIQIVIRNILSNAIKFCNENCEINITAVYKKEGFIELCIKDNGVGMSDTALKKIFNGENLSTRGTMNEKGTGLGLVICKEFMEKNDGKLLVKSEPGKGSSFCIYLPVDAK
- a CDS encoding tetratricopeptide repeat protein, with protein sequence MKRALLIFFAVIFFQITYGQTKAVLDNEKLLEYYQTQKYIEAAQYLQSIYAEDTQDEKEISQLAYANMMAGKLPEAEKNYLKLYEKQPQNLPTLFSLARINIRRGNDEKAKAYYLDILKIDSTNFTVYKQLASLDKGEMSKAKIDYLQKANAINPIDPDVVFDLCELYFKLNLFDKASNILQPALTADSTNLQLLKMKMPISMASKKYDEAIQTGEKLLSYGDSSTFVLNNLGKSYFFILDYKNALKNFLTIESKSMDSETLFYSIALSYRGLKDYKNAIPYLEKAIQEGISTKIASYYGLLGDSFEGVSKNTEANVAYKKGLQFENNGSLLYNIALVYETKLSDKKSAIDYYEQYLKTIDPKEQPKLIGFIKNKITELKR
- a CDS encoding riboflavin synthase; the encoded protein is MFTGIIETLGEVTDIISEGTNRHYIVKSNLSNELKIDQSVSHNGVCLTVVALSEDTHTVTAIEETLQKSNLDKLKVGNKVNLERCMLMNGRLDGHIVQGHVDQTAVCIKRTELDGSWEYRFKYDANRGNVTVEKGSVSVNGISLTVVNSEIDEFSVFIIPYTHEHTNLHEVNVDDTVNLEFDIIGKYVARLVNR
- the accC gene encoding acetyl-CoA carboxylase biotin carboxylase subunit is translated as MNKILIANRGEIALRIMRSAREMGIKTVAVFSEADRDALHVLYADEAICIGPPPSNQSYLSGEKIIEACKATGAEAIHPGYGFLSENAGFARLVKESGLILIGPTPEAMEIMGNKLSAKAAALKYNIPMVPGTEHAITDVEEAKIRAVEVGFPILIKAAAGGGGKGMRIVEKAADFEEQMKLAVSEATSAFGDGSVFIERYVSSPRHIEIQILGDTNGNIVHLFERECSVQRRHQKVIEEAPSSILTEETRKKMGECAVDVARSVNYVGAGTVEFILDENLDFFFLEMNTRLQVEHPVTEMITGLDLVKEQIKIARGEKLSYKQGDLSIKGHAIELRVYAEDPENNFLPDIGILETYTTPKGNGVRVDDGFKQGMEIPIYYDPMIAKLITYGKDREEAIERMIRAIDEYDITGIKTTLAFGKFVMQHTAFKEGNFDTHFVGKYFNAESLKNENEDEALMAALIAVASLKKPDVVQIQKDVAAASNWRKNRIKFN